In Synechococcus sp. RS9909, one genomic interval encodes:
- a CDS encoding ArsJ-associated glyceraldehyde-3-phosphate dehydrogenase: MRVGINGFGRIGRLVFRALWGRPGIEIVQINDPAGDAAIAAHLLEFDSVHGRWDRSLNAEASGFSVDGQAVGWSQERAITAVPWREQGVEMVLECSGKIKTPETLAPYFESVGLKRVVVACPVKGVVAGAEALNIVFGINQQLYDPARHRLVTAASCTTNCLAPMVKVVQEQFGIVHGMITTIHDITNTQVPIDAFKSDWRRARSGLTSLIPTTTGSAKAIAMIFPELQGKLNGHAVRVPLLNGSLTDAVFELQRDVTVAEVNGALQAAAEGPLKGILGYEERPLVSCDYTNDSRSSIIDAPSTMVVDGNQLKLFAWYDNEWGYSCRMADLACHVAALEAR; the protein is encoded by the coding sequence ATGAGAGTGGGCATCAACGGCTTCGGCCGCATCGGTCGGCTGGTGTTCCGGGCCCTGTGGGGTCGCCCCGGTATCGAGATCGTTCAGATCAATGACCCCGCCGGAGACGCCGCAATCGCCGCCCATCTGCTCGAGTTTGACTCCGTGCATGGCCGCTGGGATCGCAGCCTCAACGCCGAAGCCTCCGGTTTCAGCGTGGATGGGCAAGCGGTGGGCTGGTCGCAGGAGCGCGCCATCACCGCGGTGCCCTGGCGGGAGCAGGGGGTGGAGATGGTGCTGGAGTGCAGCGGCAAGATCAAGACCCCCGAAACGCTTGCGCCCTATTTCGAAAGCGTTGGATTGAAACGGGTGGTTGTGGCCTGTCCGGTCAAGGGCGTCGTGGCCGGCGCTGAAGCGCTCAATATCGTGTTCGGCATCAATCAACAGCTCTACGACCCGGCCCGCCATCGCCTGGTCACGGCTGCCTCCTGCACCACCAACTGCCTGGCGCCGATGGTGAAGGTGGTGCAGGAGCAGTTCGGGATTGTGCACGGCATGATCACCACGATTCACGACATCACCAACACCCAGGTGCCGATCGATGCGTTTAAAAGCGATTGGCGCCGCGCCCGCTCCGGTCTCACCTCCCTGATCCCCACCACCACCGGTTCGGCGAAAGCGATCGCCATGATCTTCCCCGAACTCCAGGGCAAGCTGAATGGCCACGCGGTGCGGGTTCCCCTGCTCAACGGCTCGCTCACGGACGCCGTATTCGAACTCCAGCGCGATGTGACCGTGGCGGAGGTGAATGGCGCCCTCCAGGCCGCCGCTGAAGGGCCGCTCAAGGGAATCCTCGGCTACGAGGAGCGCCCCCTGGTGTCGTGCGATTACACCAACGACAGCCGCAGTTCGATCATCGATGCCCCCTCCACGATGGTGGTGGATGGCAACCAGCTCAAGCTGTTCGCGTGGTACGACAACGAATGGGGCTACAGCTGCCGCATGGCGGATCTGGCCTGTCATGTTGCCGCCCTGGAGGCCCGCTGA
- a CDS encoding helix-turn-helix transcriptional regulator, which translates to MPVSLAPAPPPPALDPDQARALLKALADPIRLQVIEALGDGERCVCDLTEQLGLAQSKLSFHLRVLKEAGLLVDRQSGRWVYYRLRTESIEQLRGWLQGLAAHSATPAKPCR; encoded by the coding sequence ATGCCCGTGTCCCTCGCCCCAGCGCCCCCGCCTCCGGCACTGGATCCGGACCAGGCCCGAGCGCTGCTCAAAGCCCTGGCTGATCCGATCCGCCTCCAGGTGATCGAAGCCCTTGGTGACGGGGAACGCTGCGTCTGTGATCTCACCGAGCAACTGGGTCTGGCCCAGTCGAAACTCTCCTTTCATCTCAGGGTCCTGAAGGAAGCGGGGCTGCTGGTCGACCGTCAGAGCGGCCGTTGGGTGTACTACCGCTTGCGAACGGAATCGATTGAGCAGCTGCGTGGCTGGCTGCAGGGCCTTGCTGCCCACTCCGCAACTCCTGCCAAACCCTGTCGCTGA
- the arsB gene encoding ACR3 family arsenite efflux transporter: MSIFERFLSLWVALAIAAGVALGALFPQIAEDVATLDVARINLPIALLIWGMIYPMMLAVDFGSIGALRRQPKGLVVTVVVNWLIKPLTMTAIAWLFIRGLFAAWIPAAMADEYIAGMILLGVAPCTAMVFVWSRLCAGDANYTLVQVAINDLILVFAFAPLAAFLLGVSQVLVPWDTLLTAVGLFVVVPLLAGWFTRLLLRSPGRIERLEQRLKPLAIVSLIATVLVLFMVQAKAILANPLAIVLIAIPLIVQTYLIFWISAQWMRRWGQPRAIAAPGAMIGASNFFELAVAVAISLFGLNSGAALATVVGVLVEVPVMLSLVAIANRNQRLFPDQAAALR; encoded by the coding sequence ATGAGCATCTTCGAGCGTTTCCTCAGCCTGTGGGTGGCCCTCGCCATTGCGGCAGGCGTGGCTCTGGGGGCCCTGTTTCCCCAGATTGCTGAGGACGTGGCCACTCTGGATGTGGCCCGGATCAATCTGCCGATCGCCCTGCTGATCTGGGGGATGATCTACCCGATGATGCTGGCGGTGGATTTCGGCTCCATCGGGGCCCTGCGGCGTCAGCCCAAGGGGTTGGTCGTCACCGTGGTGGTGAACTGGCTGATCAAGCCGCTCACGATGACGGCCATCGCCTGGCTGTTCATCCGCGGCCTCTTCGCCGCCTGGATTCCGGCGGCGATGGCCGATGAATACATCGCCGGCATGATTCTGCTGGGGGTGGCGCCGTGCACGGCCATGGTGTTTGTGTGGAGCCGCCTCTGTGCCGGCGATGCCAATTACACGTTGGTTCAGGTCGCGATCAACGATCTGATCCTGGTGTTTGCTTTCGCGCCGCTCGCCGCGTTCCTGCTTGGCGTGAGCCAGGTGTTGGTGCCGTGGGACACCCTGCTCACGGCGGTGGGGCTGTTTGTGGTGGTGCCTCTGCTGGCGGGGTGGTTCACGCGGCTGCTGTTGCGATCACCGGGGCGGATCGAGCGGTTGGAGCAGCGGCTCAAACCCCTGGCGATCGTGAGCCTGATTGCCACCGTGCTGGTGCTGTTCATGGTGCAGGCGAAGGCGATTCTCGCCAATCCCCTGGCGATTGTGTTGATCGCCATCCCTCTGATTGTGCAGACCTATCTCATCTTTTGGATCAGTGCGCAATGGATGCGCCGCTGGGGGCAACCCAGGGCGATTGCGGCGCCTGGAGCGATGATCGGCGCCTCGAATTTCTTTGAGCTCGCTGTGGCTGTTGCCATCAGCCTGTTTGGACTCAACTCCGGTGCAGCCCTGGCCACCGTGGTGGGCGTGCTTGTGGAAGTTCCCGTGATGCTCTCCCTGGTGGCCATTGCCAATCGCAATCAACGCTTGTTCCCGGATCAAGCGGCTGCATTGCGCTGA
- a CDS encoding FAD-dependent oxidoreductase translates to MHVLIIGGSDAGISAAIRIRELDTNAEVSVLLRDAYPNYSICGLPFLISGQTAMPEQLAHRSLSELERLGLQIQAHTTAVAVDASRQTVETHKGHRIPYDRLILATGARARRPQLAGVDEEGVFSLRWMGDALRLQSFLLEQQPRHAVIVGGGYIGLEMADALHRRGLQLAVVEHNTALLRTVHASLASSLQQALLQRGHSLHLNQRLRAIHRQGRALAAELSDGSMIHTEMVLLAVGAVPATELAASAGIALGAGGAMVVDRQMRTGVDQIWAAGDGVETYHRLLQRHGYQPLGTNAHKQGRIAGENALGGSRHYAGTLGSQVVQVFDQVVARTGLRSSEAEAAGWQARSAAFKCWSHKAYVPGAGSLHFRITGDDRSGRLLGAQMVGPAGAEVAKRLDTFAQALFHELTIEAISDLDLCYTPPLSSPWDPVQMAAQHWCLQRNAAA, encoded by the coding sequence ATGCACGTCTTGATCATTGGAGGCAGTGACGCTGGCATCAGTGCGGCGATTCGCATCCGTGAGCTCGATACCAACGCAGAGGTGTCCGTATTGCTCAGGGACGCCTACCCCAACTACAGCATCTGCGGGCTGCCCTTTCTGATCAGCGGCCAAACCGCCATGCCCGAGCAACTGGCCCATCGCAGTCTGTCGGAGCTGGAGCGGCTTGGTTTGCAGATTCAGGCCCACACCACCGCTGTGGCTGTGGATGCCAGCCGCCAAACCGTTGAAACCCACAAGGGCCATCGGATTCCCTACGACCGCTTGATCCTGGCCACCGGAGCCCGCGCAAGGCGGCCGCAACTCGCGGGCGTCGACGAAGAGGGTGTGTTCAGCCTGCGCTGGATGGGGGATGCACTTCGACTGCAGAGCTTTCTGCTCGAGCAGCAGCCCCGCCATGCCGTGATCGTGGGCGGCGGATACATCGGTCTGGAGATGGCGGATGCCCTGCATCGCCGCGGCTTGCAGCTGGCCGTGGTGGAGCACAACACGGCGCTGTTGCGCACGGTTCACGCAAGTCTTGCCTCATCGCTTCAGCAGGCCCTCCTGCAACGCGGCCACAGCCTGCATCTCAATCAGCGCTTGCGTGCGATCCACCGCCAGGGGCGCGCTCTGGCTGCGGAGCTCAGTGATGGCAGCATGATTCACACCGAGATGGTGCTGCTGGCCGTTGGGGCGGTGCCCGCCACCGAGCTGGCCGCCAGCGCCGGGATTGCCCTGGGGGCAGGCGGCGCGATGGTGGTCGACCGGCAGATGCGCACGGGCGTTGATCAGATCTGGGCCGCCGGCGATGGCGTGGAGACCTACCACCGCCTGCTGCAGCGCCACGGCTATCAACCCCTTGGCACCAACGCCCACAAGCAGGGTCGCATCGCCGGTGAGAACGCCCTTGGTGGATCGCGTCACTACGCCGGCACCCTCGGTAGCCAAGTGGTGCAGGTGTTTGATCAGGTGGTGGCCCGCACGGGGTTGCGGAGCAGCGAAGCCGAGGCTGCAGGTTGGCAGGCCCGGAGCGCGGCCTTCAAGTGCTGGAGCCATAAGGCCTACGTGCCCGGTGCGGGCAGCCTGCACTTCAGGATCACAGGCGATGACCGAAGCGGACGCCTCCTGGGGGCGCAGATGGTGGGCCCAGCGGGAGCCGAGGTGGCCAAACGGCTCGACACGTTTGCGCAGGCCCTGTTTCATGAACTCACGATCGAGGCGATCAGTGATCTCGATCTCTGCTACACACCCCCCCTCTCCAGCCCCTGGGATCCGGTGCAGATGGCCGCGCAGCACTGGTGTCTTCAGCGCAATGCAGCCGCTTGA
- the pstS gene encoding phosphate ABC transporter substrate-binding protein PstS — MQRQAKLKAACTLAVISGALLTTACTSGTNNTASSGSTEAVKGNLDAAGGTFPANIYIRWFKELQPEGINVNYQAVGSGAGIRQFTAQTVDFGASDAPMTKEQTEKVERGVIQIPMTAGGIAVAYNNADCELKLSQDQLAGIFLGKIKNYKELGCNDKPISVVHRSDGSGTTFNFTKHLSAISKDWENGPGTGKSVSWPTGVGAKGNEGVSAQVNQIDGGLGYVEMAYVKNKLKAASLQNASGEFVKPTNETESEALGSIDLGPELIGGNPNPAKGYPIVTFTWVLAYEKGNGEKTALLKKVFNHMLSEKAQAMAPELSYVSLPPSVIAKSKAAVDRISQ, encoded by the coding sequence ATGCAACGACAAGCAAAATTAAAAGCAGCTTGCACATTGGCTGTCATCAGCGGTGCCCTTTTGACCACAGCATGCACGAGCGGCACAAACAACACAGCAAGCTCCGGTTCTACAGAGGCTGTCAAAGGGAATCTGGATGCAGCTGGCGGCACATTTCCCGCCAACATCTATATCCGATGGTTCAAAGAATTACAGCCAGAGGGAATCAATGTGAATTACCAGGCGGTAGGATCAGGAGCTGGCATTAGACAATTCACTGCTCAAACAGTTGATTTTGGTGCGTCTGATGCCCCGATGACAAAAGAGCAGACGGAGAAAGTCGAGCGTGGAGTCATTCAAATACCGATGACAGCCGGTGGAATCGCGGTTGCATACAACAATGCCGATTGCGAATTAAAGCTCTCACAAGATCAACTGGCAGGAATTTTCCTTGGAAAAATCAAGAATTACAAGGAGTTAGGTTGTAACGACAAACCAATTTCTGTTGTGCACCGATCAGATGGATCCGGTACAACATTTAATTTCACAAAGCACCTTTCTGCCATCAGCAAAGATTGGGAGAATGGACCAGGCACTGGCAAGTCTGTGTCATGGCCTACGGGAGTCGGTGCCAAGGGAAATGAAGGTGTCTCCGCTCAGGTCAATCAGATTGATGGTGGTCTTGGCTATGTCGAAATGGCGTATGTAAAGAATAAGCTAAAAGCGGCAAGCCTGCAAAATGCTTCTGGAGAGTTCGTTAAGCCAACGAATGAGACTGAATCGGAAGCATTAGGCTCTATCGACTTAGGACCAGAGCTCATTGGCGGAAATCCAAATCCTGCCAAGGGATATCCCATTGTCACATTCACATGGGTGTTGGCCTATGAGAAGGGGAATGGAGAAAAGACAGCGCTCCTCAAAAAAGTGTTTAATCATATGCTGTCTGAAAAAGCACAAGCTATGGCGCCAGAGCTGAGTTATGTTTCGCTACCTCCAAGTGTGATTGCAAAATCAAAAGCAGCCGTGGATAGGATTAGTCAATAA
- a CDS encoding MFS transporter, which produces MKSVQQYIEDVPIWDDGSKLPSAPLSQMQWLVWFLSTAGKFFEGLIVFMSGIALPLVSEEFGLNASDKGFFTAATLFGILIGALFLGGAGDRFGRKPIFIGEMILMLIALVVASVAPNAPTLIGSLFVVGVALGADYPMAHLVISENIPAKIRGRLVLGAFSFQAVGVFLGTIIATVVLSWKPELQTWRAFYVIPMLPVALVIWGRCLIPESSLWLFQKGFEQKATFNLSRLLNRKSLKIVAQPKSNQAGNDQPALSGFGALFIPGRTLRATILASIPWFLQDLSTYGIGIFTPVIVGAAFGNKTNAHTVASVIHDDLLGARGASLVDIGFVIGIILAIFLADKWGRIPLQVIGFIGCAIGLSVATLGGSSGSNVTIIVVGFFLFQISTNFGPNAITYLLAGELFPTSVRGLGAGFAAASGKVGAVLTAFFFPVLLQNLGTGRLLPLLALTSILGAIVTFLYRIEPNGRDLESV; this is translated from the coding sequence ATGAAATCAGTCCAGCAGTACATTGAAGATGTTCCCATTTGGGATGATGGATCGAAGCTGCCTTCCGCTCCACTCTCGCAAATGCAGTGGTTGGTCTGGTTCCTTTCCACCGCAGGAAAGTTTTTTGAAGGACTGATCGTGTTCATGAGTGGAATTGCCTTACCTCTCGTCAGTGAAGAGTTTGGTCTCAACGCTTCCGACAAAGGTTTTTTTACCGCAGCGACTCTTTTTGGAATTTTGATTGGTGCTTTATTTCTTGGTGGTGCGGGAGACCGCTTTGGTCGGAAGCCAATTTTTATTGGTGAAATGATTTTAATGCTGATTGCTCTTGTTGTGGCATCAGTGGCTCCGAATGCTCCCACACTTATTGGTTCTCTCTTTGTTGTGGGCGTTGCTTTGGGAGCCGATTACCCGATGGCACACCTCGTTATATCTGAGAATATTCCGGCTAAAATAAGGGGTAGGCTTGTATTAGGTGCTTTCAGCTTTCAAGCCGTAGGTGTTTTTCTTGGAACGATTATTGCCACTGTTGTTCTCTCATGGAAGCCTGAGCTGCAAACATGGAGGGCTTTCTATGTGATCCCCATGCTCCCCGTCGCGCTTGTCATTTGGGGACGCTGCCTTATTCCTGAAAGTAGTTTGTGGCTTTTCCAAAAAGGATTTGAGCAAAAAGCTACTTTTAATCTCAGTCGATTGCTTAACCGCAAATCCTTGAAGATTGTTGCGCAACCCAAATCTAATCAGGCTGGGAATGACCAGCCTGCTCTGTCGGGTTTTGGCGCTTTGTTTATTCCAGGCAGAACTCTCAGAGCCACGATCCTTGCTTCTATCCCCTGGTTCTTGCAAGATCTCTCAACGTATGGAATTGGAATCTTCACACCCGTGATCGTTGGTGCAGCTTTTGGTAATAAGACCAATGCTCACACTGTTGCATCTGTTATCCACGATGACTTGCTGGGAGCTCGTGGTGCCTCTCTGGTTGACATCGGCTTTGTAATTGGAATCATCTTGGCTATTTTCCTCGCAGATAAGTGGGGTCGCATTCCTTTGCAAGTCATTGGATTTATTGGTTGCGCGATTGGATTGTCGGTGGCGACTCTCGGTGGTTCGTCCGGTTCTAATGTGACCATTATTGTCGTCGGATTTTTCCTCTTCCAAATTTCAACAAATTTCGGTCCCAATGCCATCACTTACCTACTTGCTGGAGAGTTATTTCCAACCAGCGTGAGGGGGTTAGGCGCAGGCTTTGCTGCTGCATCTGGAAAGGTGGGTGCTGTGCTCACGGCATTCTTCTTTCCGGTTCTTTTGCAGAATCTTGGCACGGGACGTTTGCTTCCGCTTCTTGCTTTGACTTCCATCCTTGGTGCCATCGTTACGTTCCTGTATCGAATTGAGCCCAATGGTCGCGATCTTGAGTCTGTTTGA
- a CDS encoding iron uptake porin, protein MKLFQQLLVAPAALGLLAPVAANAAELNINGVSDYAASGEQVTSITQFSDVYPTDWAYQALSNLIERYGCVAGYPNGTYRGQRAMTRFEAAALLNACLDRVTEVTDELKRLMKEFERELAILKGRVDGLEAKVGELEATQFSTTTKLKGKTTFVTGAVNAGGNNGSEYVYRNRNYKFNGKTGTASVKRYTDKGKTYKNSKSYSSNGFKGGANAYNANYGAFTFNYDQRLAFNTSFTGKDKLYARLRAGNFTKGKNAFGGAGVNLTALDIATDSGASGTINNAVQLDRLYYKFPVGKEFTVIAGALARNTEALAMWPSVYNKGAIKILDWTGLMGTSGVYNKETGQLIGAYWKQNTKKGANAFSVSVNYVADDGNGNITNPNDGGFMTDNSEASFLAQIGYGGPEWGLAFAYRYGQCDSGNGLRRGTTFAKFDGKWNNDCYQQQYNAAGLTGGSLFSDVEDNNGYAVRSGGSTNSYALNAYWQPKNAGWIPSFSVGWAINQNTTNDKLPGSPVTSQSWMVGMKWDDVFLKGNDFGFAFGQPTFATQLEDCTGKFDGFCSDTPFDGNYVFEWYYNFQVTDNIAVTPAIFYMSRPMGQNTRNLVQNGQGYDGQFNLWGGLIQTTFKF, encoded by the coding sequence ATGAAACTTTTCCAGCAACTGCTGGTGGCGCCTGCTGCCCTGGGCCTTCTGGCTCCTGTGGCGGCAAATGCTGCTGAGCTGAACATCAATGGCGTGTCTGACTACGCCGCTTCCGGCGAGCAGGTCACCAGCATCACCCAGTTCTCGGATGTGTATCCGACCGACTGGGCCTACCAGGCGCTGAGCAACCTGATCGAGCGTTACGGCTGCGTTGCCGGTTACCCCAACGGCACCTACCGCGGTCAGCGCGCCATGACCCGCTTTGAAGCGGCCGCCCTGCTGAACGCCTGTCTCGACCGCGTCACCGAAGTGACCGACGAGCTCAAGCGCCTGATGAAGGAATTCGAGCGTGAACTGGCGATCCTCAAGGGCCGCGTCGATGGCCTCGAAGCCAAAGTGGGCGAACTGGAAGCCACTCAGTTCTCCACCACCACCAAACTGAAGGGCAAGACCACCTTCGTGACCGGTGCTGTCAACGCTGGTGGCAACAATGGTTCCGAGTACGTCTACCGGAACCGCAACTACAAGTTCAACGGCAAGACCGGCACCGCTTCGGTGAAGCGTTACACCGACAAAGGCAAGACCTACAAGAACAGCAAGTCGTACTCCAGCAACGGCTTCAAGGGTGGCGCGAACGCCTACAACGCCAACTACGGCGCCTTTACCTTCAATTACGACCAGCGTCTGGCGTTCAACACCAGCTTCACCGGTAAGGACAAGCTGTATGCCCGTCTGCGCGCTGGCAACTTCACCAAGGGTAAGAACGCGTTCGGTGGTGCGGGTGTAAACCTCACTGCTCTCGATATCGCCACCGATTCCGGTGCGAGCGGTACGATCAACAATGCGGTGCAGCTGGACCGCTTGTATTACAAGTTCCCCGTCGGTAAAGAGTTCACAGTGATTGCCGGTGCTCTGGCCCGGAACACCGAGGCCCTGGCCATGTGGCCATCGGTCTACAACAAGGGTGCCATCAAAATCCTCGACTGGACCGGTCTGATGGGCACCAGTGGTGTGTACAACAAGGAGACCGGTCAGCTGATCGGTGCCTACTGGAAGCAGAACACCAAGAAGGGCGCCAATGCCTTCAGCGTGTCGGTCAACTACGTGGCTGATGACGGCAACGGCAACATCACCAATCCTAATGATGGTGGTTTCATGACCGACAACTCGGAAGCCAGCTTCCTGGCTCAGATCGGTTATGGCGGCCCTGAGTGGGGTCTGGCTTTCGCCTACCGCTACGGTCAGTGCGACTCCGGCAATGGCCTGCGCCGCGGCACCACTTTCGCCAAATTCGACGGCAAGTGGAACAACGACTGCTACCAGCAGCAGTACAACGCTGCTGGTCTGACCGGTGGTTCCCTGTTCTCTGATGTTGAGGACAACAACGGTTATGCCGTCCGTAGCGGTGGCAGCACCAACAGCTACGCCCTGAACGCCTACTGGCAGCCCAAGAACGCAGGTTGGATCCCCTCCTTCTCCGTGGGTTGGGCGATCAACCAGAACACCACCAACGACAAGCTGCCCGGTTCCCCGGTCACCAGCCAGAGCTGGATGGTGGGCATGAAGTGGGATGACGTGTTCCTCAAGGGCAACGACTTCGGCTTCGCCTTCGGTCAGCCCACCTTCGCCACCCAGCTTGAGGACTGCACCGGCAAGTTCGATGGCTTCTGCAGCGACACTCCCTTCGATGGCAACTATGTCTTCGAGTGGTACTACAACTTCCAGGTGACCGACAACATCGCTGTGACCCCGGCGATCTTCTACATGTCTCGTCCGATGGGCCAGAATACCCGCAATCTGGTTCAGAACGGCCAGGGTTACGACGGTCAGTTCAACCTCTGGGGCGGTCTGATCCAGACCACCTTCAAGTTCTGA
- a CDS encoding response regulator transcription factor, with product MRYPHNSPVSDQLIQRATPLFRSAKTVAAFGDPLTLAAFSYVQQVRQSLIGCFTTEQEAVSCSQTEKPDILFCTEELAQGYGINLVERVKSVSPLTKCVIFLRRESQDVVMEAMDSGADGVVFISSIGGGVDGDFYKALERVVSGGTYIPSDVQDKISMIRPPGWDDLSKKELEVIYILADGLSNKEISEQLFVSIETVKSHLNSIYSKLAVRSRAQAAILASKVKSDSFAS from the coding sequence TGTTTCTGATCAATTAATTCAGCGTGCAACACCGCTGTTTCGTTCAGCTAAAACAGTCGCTGCATTCGGTGATCCCCTGACGTTGGCTGCTTTCTCATATGTTCAACAAGTGCGTCAATCACTGATTGGCTGTTTCACAACCGAGCAGGAGGCCGTCTCCTGCTCGCAAACGGAAAAGCCCGATATTCTTTTTTGCACAGAGGAATTGGCGCAGGGTTATGGTATTAATCTTGTCGAAAGAGTCAAGTCCGTTTCCCCTCTAACAAAATGTGTGATCTTTTTGAGGCGAGAAAGCCAGGATGTTGTCATGGAAGCAATGGATTCGGGTGCGGATGGCGTTGTATTCATTAGCTCTATTGGTGGAGGTGTCGATGGGGACTTTTACAAGGCACTGGAACGCGTCGTCTCTGGCGGCACATACATCCCATCTGATGTGCAGGACAAAATCAGCATGATAAGACCACCTGGCTGGGATGATTTGAGCAAGAAAGAGCTCGAAGTCATTTACATTCTAGCCGATGGGCTCTCCAACAAGGAAATATCTGAACAGCTTTTTGTTTCCATTGAGACGGTAAAATCCCATCTCAATTCAATTTATTCGAAGCTGGCTGTCAGGTCTAGAGCTCAAGCAGCAATCCTTGCGAGCAAGGTGAAAAGCGATTCGTTCGCTTCCTAG